A single genomic interval of Trueperaceae bacterium harbors:
- a CDS encoding PstS family phosphate ABC transporter substrate-binding protein, protein MMRSIMFVSVIVGALLFGGASAQEVRVDGSSTVYPISLALAEEFQILNPRARITVAFSGTGAGFEKFCRGETDVSGASRPIKQGEIELCAANGIEFVELPVAADGLSVVVNPRNDWATCLTLEELHQIWRPDSTVETWQDVRPEWPDREIILYGAGTDSGTFDYFTEAVNGDSGAIRTDFFPSEDDNVLVQGVAGDAGAMGFFGYAYYAENQDRLKVLGIDSGEGCVEPSPETIASNTYSPLSRPLFLYFNAERLANDETLRDFALFSVSPDAQPLIADTGYLAYPEEIYGAAEQRIRNGVTGSAFLEFEPGDSVLEAVRSNGG, encoded by the coding sequence ATGATGAGGTCGATAATGTTCGTGTCGGTCATCGTTGGAGCCCTTCTGTTCGGCGGGGCATCGGCCCAGGAGGTCCGGGTCGACGGTTCCTCGACCGTCTATCCGATCAGCCTGGCGCTGGCAGAAGAGTTCCAGATCCTCAACCCCCGCGCCCGGATCACCGTCGCCTTCTCCGGCACCGGCGCCGGATTCGAGAAGTTCTGCCGGGGGGAGACGGACGTTTCCGGCGCCAGCCGGCCCATCAAACAGGGCGAGATAGAGTTGTGCGCCGCGAACGGAATCGAGTTCGTCGAACTGCCGGTGGCTGCAGACGGCCTCTCGGTCGTGGTGAACCCCCGGAACGACTGGGCTACATGCCTGACGCTCGAGGAGCTGCACCAGATCTGGCGTCCCGACTCTACGGTCGAAACCTGGCAGGACGTGCGTCCCGAGTGGCCCGATCGCGAGATAATCCTCTACGGCGCCGGAACCGATTCGGGAACCTTCGACTACTTCACCGAGGCTGTCAACGGGGATAGCGGCGCCATCCGCACCGACTTCTTCCCGAGTGAGGACGACAACGTTCTGGTCCAGGGTGTAGCTGGAGACGCCGGCGCCATGGGCTTCTTCGGCTACGCCTATTACGCGGAGAACCAGGATCGGCTGAAGGTGCTGGGGATCGACTCAGGCGAAGGCTGCGTAGAGCCGAGCCCGGAAACTATCGCCAGCAACACCTACTCGCCGCTATCGCGCCCGCTCTTCCTCTACTTCAACGCAGAGAGGCTCGCGAACGACGAGACGCTGCGCGACTTCGCCCTGTTCAGCGTGTCGCCCGACGCTCAGCCGCTCATCGCCGACACCGGGTATCTCGCCTACCCCGAGGAGATCTACGGAGCCGCCGAACAGCGGATCCGGAACGGGGTCACCGGCAGCGCCTTCCTCGAGTTCGAACCGGGCGACAGCGTCCTCGAAGCGGTGCGTTCCAACGGGGGCTGA